TTTCCAGCCAATGCGGTTAATAAGTCTTCGACTACACTTGCCAATGATCGCCCGCTGGCTTTATCTTGGTCTGTAATGGTATGAATCATGACATTCTTCGCTTCGAGCTCACAATGCGCTGCAACAATTTGATGGTAACAACTACCCAGCCTAATTTGGTTTCCAGATAATTCAACATAACCAATACTCAAAATATCATCGTGTTTTGCATTTAGCCCTGTTGTTTCAAAATCGACAGCTAAAATATCACTGTGCATAATAGGCTTATCAAGATCGACAATTGGGACACTCAAATATTGTTTCAACGCCCCTTCTGGCGCTTTAGTTAATAATCGCTTTCGCTGTGTTTCTAGACTAAAGAAAGATTGTATAAGATTCATCTCACATCCTTATTATTGACCTACGGCTAAACCATTTGACGATAATTTTGCATTGCTTTAACGACTTTAAACGCATCTTTTAAATGTTCACGTTCTAACCGAGAGATTTCTTTTGGTAACAAATAGCTATCAGCCTCTTCACCTCTTTCGATCTGCTTGGCTTGATGCTCTGCACGTAACATACCTAACAATTCAAACGCATCAATTAAGTTAGCCGACTCGGTCCGACTTAATGATGGCGTACCCGCCGCTAACTTTAACCGCATTATCGTATTTACATCTTCAATGCCTTCAGCAAGTGCATAAATACGAGCCAGATTAATAATCGGAGCAAGACCGTTATGTTTCAGATCGAGACCTTTTTTGTTATTGCCATCATGAACAAGTACAAAATCACGAAAGAAACCTAATGGCGGTTTTTGTAATAATGCATTACGCGATAAATGCGCTAAAAATAAAGTGTTCTTTTGGGTTTGTATGAGCATATTACGACGAACATCTTGCAATAATGAACTATCACCATGCACAGTGGCGAGATCAAAAAACACGCAACTATTCAACAATGCTTGAGGCTCAGGTTGCGTCACCCAATCGGTAAAGTACCCTTGCCAAACTTGCTTTTTTTGTCGCCACAGCTGGTTCGTCGCCATAATATTACCCGGGCAATAAATATAACCGCAGGCCGCCAAGCCATCACAAATAAAATGAGCGAAAGCTTCAAACCAGCCTTCTTGTTCAGGCGTAGCATGATCAGCAATGATTAACGCATTATCTTGATCGGAATAAACAAGTTGCTCTTGCCGTGCTTGTGATCCCGTACACAACCAAGCATAACTTACCGGAGCCGCCCCTAATTTTTGTTCTGCTAATTCGATCAAGCGGATAGTAAAAGCCATCGTCAGCGCACTGATATTTTTACCTAAATAATCTGCGCTAGCCCCCAGTTTCGCCATGCTTACCTGCAGTTTCGGTAACATCGAACTAAGTTCAACCAAGGCCGTGACAGAACTGGCTTTATGGATCACAGAACTTAAATTTACAGCATGATGGCCTTCTTGATTCATTAAATCCGTTGCCGTTAGCATCCCAACTAACACCCCATGATTTGTCACTGGCAAATGATGAATACGCTGGCTTATCATCAATGCTAAAGCGTCATGTCCACACAGGTTGATATCAATTGTCACCATTTTATCAGTCATGATTTCTGTCACCGGACCTTGACTACTCAGTCCTCTAGCAACACAACGTCGTCGTATATCTTTATCTGTCACTATCCCCGCAGGGCTACCATTAGCCATAATAACCAAACAAGATACATTTTTTACTGTCATGTATTTGGCAACATTTTGAATACTTGCTTGGCTTGATATCGTAATGGCAGGACTATTGTAATAATCCATAATTGGCGCATTGGTCAGACTAGACGCTATCAATGCAGATTCACTTACCGCCCCCATTTTATCCTGTAAGCGCTGTGGAGCCGTTTGTAATAAAAATTGTAACGCATTAGGGTAATCAATCAGTAATTCCTGCAATGCTTTAAAATCAATTGAATAGATCAAACTATCTTCTTCAATCCGTAAGCTTATCTGTAATGCATCTATATTTTTTTGGCATAATACGCTGCACAAATCACCCTCAGTAAACTTAGCCTGAAGTTCGTTTATCTCGTTGTAATAAGCCACAACGCCCTTTTTAACCAGATAAAGTATGACTTGATCGTCACGCTGTGTTTCTAATTCTGATTGATTTCGGTAATAACCAATTGAGACGTGTTTAGCAATGAGGTGACAATGCTGATCGCTTAACAAATTAAAAGGAGGAGTAGTTTTAATAAAATCAACCATGTCGTTTAATGCTGCATTCATATCTCTATCCCTACTCGTTAATCAAAGAACGCTAATTAAAGTCTACACCACTTGTTTTGTATGTTTAGTTTTAACCTATCTACCTCTAAATCGTCAACGCCATAAATAATATATAGACGAAAGTTGTATAGGGTTAATTTTTAAAGGTTGCTAGATTTACAACATGCTAGTTGCGAGCACCAACAATTTGTCATTCAAGTTAAGGACAACTTATAAGGTGATCAACCACTATCTAATTTTACTTACTTAGATTTAATCGTTTTTTTTGGGAGAAAGGATATGGAACAAGAAAACGCCTATTGGCAAGCCAATATACGACTCATACTAACCTGCTTAGTTATATGGTTTGTCGTGTCATTTGGTTGTGGCATTTTATTCGTCGAACAGTTGAATGAGTTTAGGCTTGGCGGATATAAACTTGGTTTCTGGTTCGCGCAACAAGGTTCAATTTATACCTTTGTGGGTTTGGTATTTTGGTATGCAGTACAGATGAATAAACTGGACAAAAAACATAACGTTGAGGAAGAATAAATGAGTGAATTAAAACTCTATACCTATATCGCCGTATTTGGTTCATTTGCCATTTATTTTGCTATTGCTTGGTTTGCCCGCGCCAAAACAACCAGTGATTTCTATGCTGCCGGTGGTGGTATTACACCATTACAAAATGGTATGGCGATCGGCGCCGATTGGATGAGTGCAGCATCATTCTTATCAATGGCAGGTCTTATCGCCTTCCTCGGTTACGGTGGTTCAGTCTTCTTAATGGGCTGGACTGGTGGTTTTGTACTGCTTGCAACCTTACTTGCTCCCTATATGCGTAAACATGGTAAGTTTACTGTGCCAGAGTTCATTGCCGACCGTTATGATTCCAAGACTGCACGTGTCGTTGCCATTGTCTGCTTAATTGTCGCGTCAGTAACCTATATCATAGGTCAAATGAAAGGGGTTGGTGTTGCTTTTTCTCGTTTCTTAGAAGTTGATTACGACCTAGGTTTAGGCATAGGGATGATTGTAGTATGGGTTTATGCGGTACTTGGTGGTATGAAAGGGATTACTTATACCCAGATCGCGCAATACTGTGTACTTATCTTTGCTTACACAATCCCTGCGGTATTTATTTCATTACAACTGACTGGTAATCCAATTCCTCAACTTGGTTTAGGTAGTACACTCGCTGATGGTAGTGGTGTTTATCTACTCGATAAAATCGATATGGTTGTTACCGACCTTGGATTTAAGGAATATACCACTGATAACATGGGTGGCACATTAAACATGTTCGCTTACACCATGTCGCTTATGATCGGTACAGCTGGTTTACCCCATGTAATTATGCGCTTCTTTACTGTTCCAACGGTTAAAGATGCGCGAGCTTCAGCAGGTTATGCATTAGTATTCATTGCGTTACTTTATACCGTTGCGCCAGCGGTCGGTGCAATGGCCCGTTTCAATCTAATGAATACAATTGAGCCAATTGCTGGTCAACCACTAGAATATGAAAAACGCCCACAATGGTTTAAAGACTGGGAAAAAACAGGTTTATTAAAATTTGAAGATAAAAATGGCGATGGTAAAATCAACTATGTTGCAGACCCAATTAAAAATGAGATGGTAAAAGTTGACCGAGACATTATGGTACTGGCGAATCCAGCCATTGCAAATTTACCAAACTGGGTGATTGCACTCGTTGCTGCGGGTGGCTTAGCGGCTGCACTATCTACAGCTGCGGGGCTGTTATTGGCTATTTCATCCGCCATATCACACGATTTAATGAAAGGTATAATAACACCAAATATGTCAGAGAAGTCGGAACTTAAACTAAGTCGAATAGTGATGACGATTGCCGTTATTGTCGCTGGCTACCTCGGGCTTAACCCGCCTGGATTTGCCGCGGGAACCGTTGCCCTCGCCTTTGGTTTAGCAGGTTCGTCATTATTCCCAGCGTTAATGATGGGTATCTTCTCGAAGAAAATTAATGGTCGTGCAGCGGTCGCTGGTATGTGTTCAGGTTTAGGTATCACTATGCTGTATGTATTCCAACACAAAGGCATTATGTTCATCCCTGGTACATCATTCCTCGGAGGCATGGAAGAAAATTGGTTCCTAGGCATTTCACCAAACGCATTTGGTGTAGTCGGTGCAATTGTTAACTTCTCCGTTGCTTTCATTGTGACTAAAGTAACAGGTGATGCACCATTACATATTCAACAACTGGTTGATAACCTACGCTTTCCTCGAGGTGCAGGGGCCGCAGCAGACCATTAGTCACTGACATAGCAAAAGACCGTAAGGTTAAGTAAAAAGCACTGGGCGTAAAACATTCAGTGCTTTATTATACTCAACGTACCTAAATTTAATAACCCATAGACTTGAGGTAGTCACCAGCTACGCTATAAAATCCTTTTAATTCCTCTGCAGTTAATTCCGATTGCCACTGTTCATCAAGTTTGATCACTTCACTTAAATCCAAACGCATACCATTTCCAACAACGTGATGCTCAACAGTTTTGAAATCCAATCGTTTTTTCGTAGGATCAACACCGATAAATTCAAAAATTCGATCTAAGGTATTACCTGTATTTTTACAAATATCTTCATAATAAACTTTAATCCATTTATCTTGATCCATGGTTGCTAATAAAGCCTCGGATTCCTGATTGCTACGGAGCCATTCTCTAGCCGCAGCAGAAATAGTACGTCCTTGCTCTTGAGTTTCACCACTACCACCACCACGTAGTTTAGGGTCTTTCGCATCAGCGTATTTAGAAGGATTTTTGTAAGCAAGCGATACACCTCGTCCATCGCGTATTACCCAGATAACCCTTACATCCAGATCTTCATTTTTAAGCAGATATTTAAGACGGATCCCAATTTTAGAGGAATCAACCACAGCTTGCGATCCAGTCTGCTCTATAATCGCGCTAACATAATCGGTAGTACGTTGTTGTAGTTTTGGCGATTGTTCCCGCCATGTTGGTGACAATGATAATAGGCCATCTCTAAGCAATTCAATAAAAGGGGAACGCACTAATGGCTTAAACAAGTGCAACATATATGGTGTGGCATCAGTACGAATGTCCGTTCGGGCATTCGAAATACTGAAATTTTGTCCTTTATTCGCCATCTTATCGCTGATCCCACTCCAGAAAGAGCACTCATCAATAATAGTTTGGCACGAACACAGATAGCGCTCTTTTCCACCTAACCTAGGTGTCATTAACTCTCCAACACAGCACAAATCTGGGTGCGCCCCTAATAACATAGCGGTTAGGGTGGTTCCTGAATGGCTGGCTGCAGACAAAAAAATCAACTTTTGTTTTTTAGTGGACATAATAATCAATACTCAAATTTTTATTTAAATTAAATTATAACTTCAGATGATAGGACTCCAGTAAACGGTTAATTAGGATGAACGCTATTACTATTCATCAACTCCTGATACACAGAAAATGTACGCTTGGCGACGCTTTGGGCATGGTATTGCGAAAAAGCGAACTCTTTTGCGTTCTTCCCCATCGTTAATCTTAGTTGAACATCATCCAATATCATTTTAAATTTATTAGCAATATTATTTTCATCCAAAGGATTAATTAAAAAACCAGTTTCACCGTTACGTACCATATACGGCATCCCGCAGCGGTTAGAAGTGACAACTGGTACACCGACAGCCATTGCTTCTGCAATTCCCATCGGGGCATTTTCACTTAACGAAGCTAAGGCATAGATCGAAGCCTGACCAAGCTCTTTTTTTATTTGAAATACCGATAGTCGACCCAATAATTTAATATTGTCATACAAATTGTTTTCTTTAATATAATTATTTAACGTCTCTGCATACTCATTATTAACCATTTCACCAGCAATTCTAAGCTCAATGTCATACCCTATACGCATAAGTAAAGCTGTTGCTTTGACTAGAATAAGTGTATTTTTTAACGGTGATATCATCGAGGATGTAAAAATAACCTGCTTATTTTCATTCCGTTCCACAGAAAAAAAATCGTCAAAAATTGGATTTGCAATATCGTAAATAGTTGCAGAAGAAACAGATGATACTTTTTCCCGTACATGAGGATTAATAGATATTATGTTTTTTTGAGCAGCCCAACTGCGTTGTTCAATTAATTTCCAAACTTTGGACCTCAACCAACAAAACCGACTAGATGAAAAAAGTGTATTTTCATAGATAAAACCATGTACGGTAAACACTTTTGGAATAGATAAATCATTAAGCATAATACCGTAAGTATCATGTACATGAATTAAATCTGGTTGTAAACTTTGCACATAACCAGCAACCAACCCCTTACTTTTCGTCACGGCATTAAACAGATCACTACCTTTAGGTTTAGGTAAGCGATGAATAGTCACTTTCCCCCAACTATTTTGAGTTATTTTCTCTGTTTGCGTACAAAGGGTAACAATCTGAATATCCAGTTCAGTGTATGCAGATAGTGAATTAACCAAATTAACACTGACAGCCTCTACACCACCAAAAGGGTGATTAACATCAAGAGGAAATTGTGTGACAAAAGCGAGTTTTATTGATTTCATGAAAAGACCTGTTAAATTTGAGTCCCTAGATTATTAAATAGTGTTTCAAATCGCCCCATAACCTGATCAACGGAATGATGCTCTTGATAATAATCTCTCGCATTAGACGAATATACTTGCCATAAATCACGATCAGAACAAAGCTTTCGAATGCCTGAAATTAATTCATCTTTACTCGTTGCACTTATCCCAAGTTTTCTTTTCTGTATTAAACTGTCCGGATCAAACGTAGAAACAATCGGTAAACCTTGGCTCCAAGCTTCCAAAAAAGTATTCGGAAAACCTTCATATTCTGAAGAACAACAAAATACAGTACTGGAATGATATAATTCGGGCATATCTGTACGTGCAACCATGCCTAGATAAGTTACATTAACCAAGTTTCTCATGGTATCCATTAACCCTTGTGAATAGGCGTCTTCTTTACCCGGGCTCCCTCCGACAACAAAATTATATTCAGGCAATTCAGAAGCGACTTGTAAAAACATCTCTAAACGCTTACATTCGTGAATCCGAGCAGCCCAAAGTATCGTTGGCTTACCTTTATGCCATTTTAATGGTGAATATTGGCTGTCATCGGGTCCTAGGCAGGGCATTGGCATCATCGAAGAGTCAATACCGAAACCATGTTTTAACATGTTAACTTGTTTATTAGTTTGTGCAATTACCTCATTCGCATTTAACAAACCGTATTTATAAAGCCAACGCTCTCTTAATGTTTTCATGATAGGCAAACTAGGATCAGCATCCATATCACTTGCTAATGAATATAAAAACTTTTTATTATTAGCTTTACACCACATTGCTACCTGCCCGGTAATATATTCACCACAGTTTTGATAATACACATCGGCGCCTGCACGTTTCATAGCGCTTATTAAGCTAGTCCATCTTGGATGAAAAAAGCGAATACCAGGTAGGCCAGCATCTTGGCGGCAGGTTTTAATTACATGTACGCCATCAATAATTTCATCATCCCCTCCCCCTTCAATCCAAGTTAATAAGGAGACTTTATGGCCCTTTTTCACTAACCATTTTGCCATCAGGCTCGTTTGTCTTTCAACTCCGCCGATAGATCCCTGCTCTCCCCCCGTTACCGCGCCATATGCAAAATGAGCAACAAGACAAATATTAACCATGACATTTAACCTTGAGTTTAATAAGTGATAAATACTTAAAGATTAAGCAGGTAAAGAATCTCAGATACTGTTTTATTTGAAGGGAAATCAAGGCGTTTTAAATTCATTAAATCATCCTTTGATTTACACAAACCAAGATCAGTAGAAAAAGCAGCACGATAACCACATTCTTTTATTAGTTTAATCGCTAACTGATTATAGCTACCATTAGGATAACAAAAATATTGACATTTAACTGCAATCTCTTGTTCTATATGATCTTTAGAAGATTTAACTTGTGGTGACATTTGTGTTTCCGACAATCTTTCTAAACGAAAATGGTCCACAGTGTGGCTTGCAACGTCTAGTCGTCCCTGCACTACCACTTCTTGAAGCTGGGCCCATGTAGCAATAGCAGACCAATCATCATTTGCACAAATATCAGAAAGAGCCCTACCAGACTGTTGTTCAAGTATTTCAGAAAGCCCATTAAATAGCTCATTCATTTGAATCTCGTCAGTAAAATGATGCTTACAACAATCCCTAAAGTTTTTGTAACTCTTCTGCAAAACGCCACGAGAAGTTGCATCAAAGTAATACTTCTTCTTTTTATATTCAAGGGTGATCTTTCCCCCCATATTTTGTTGTAGTGCGTAGTCTAACCGGTCGAACCAAAAAGGTAGCCCAGAATCAATATGCCCAGTGACAACAAATAAAACAGGCTTAATACCAAATAATTCACAAATTGGTAAGGCATAATCAATATTATTACGGTAACCATCGTCAAAAGTAATAAGCATCGCATTATCAATTAACGGCGCTTTTCCTGCTAATATATCAACCGCTTGCTCAATATTAATAAACTGATAGTAACCAGACAAAATACTCAAAGTACGTTTAAATTCATCAGGAGAAAGCTGTTCGCGCAGTGGTTCCCAAGCACTTTTTGAGTGCTTTTTCATAACTCCATGTAGCATCAAAACACAAATTTTATGCCGATTTTTATAATGCCAAAATGATAAGATCCCCAACTTAGCTAAACAGTGCAATGCTATAGATTTAAAAAAATTATTACTTTTCATCACTCCTCCATGAATGGCGAACATGTGAGTGCTTAACAGAAGTAAACCGTTCAACAGATGCTAAAACTATAACGGTGCAACTTTATTTTTAAAGCCAACCTCCTGCCCGGCTAAATCACTAATGGAAGGATTGAACGACACAAAAAGCTATTATACGGGAAAGCTTGCTTCTGGAACCTTCATCAAAGCCCTTTAAAATAGTTCTAGGCTTATTCCAATTAGTTTAGGTTATACCTGAGTGAACTGCAGAAGCATCTAATCTAAATATTCAAACCATATAGCTAACGCTTCAATTTTAGGCTTTAAACTGGGATTTATCTCATTTTGGATTATAATAAACATACTTTTCAAATACAAAATAAATGCAATATAGGAATAATCAATTTATCTATTACTAAACATAAGTTATTTCCACACGGAGTAAACATGAATAGTTTATTAAGATACGTAACATATTGTATATTCATAATAATACTTTCAAAAACTAGCGCCGTTTGGGCGTTTAACTATCCGGTAGGTATTCCTGATGCGTGGATTCCCCCTGATATTACAGCCCCTTTGTCTCCCTCACCTTGGACCTCAGAGATCACTAATATGTATTATATTGATGGCTCTAGTTCTAATTGCTCTGCAAAAATTACATATGGAACAATTACCAAACCAAGATGTACTTTTCCTTCATTACTTCCAGCAGGCTCATATGTAGAGATACACGGAGGACCATATACTTATACAAACACAGCTTATTTCCACTCTGAAGGAACTAAATCTAAACCTGTATGGATCATAGGTGCAAAAAATAATCTGGTAAAAATGCATCTTGTACTATCTGGAACATATTTATATCTAGATGGATTAAATATTGAAGGTGATAAAGGGATTTCAGCCCGACCTTATCAGAATAGACAAACAGATCATATATTGGTGCGTAATACTGTTATAACAGGTTCTGGTTCTTTTAGTGTTGGCACTACCGGCATTAATGCAAACGGATTGTCTGGATTACAATTTGAAGGCTTCATCGCGTATAAGAATACGATATCGTATATGGGTGATTCGGAAGTCGCAGCTGAAAATGATCGGCATGCATTGACAACTGGCAGTTATATTAATGATGTATGGCATTTGTATAACACGACACACCACAATGGTGGTGATGGAGTTCAATATTCCCATAGCGGCGTTGATAGTCACCACTTCTATTACGGAGGAAATACTAGCTATGATGAAGGTGAAAATTGTGTGGACATTAAGCAAGCAAATGATGTAATTATTAGTCAGAATACTTGCTCTAACATAGAGAGTTCATCATCCTCACAAGGATCTTGTATGGTGGTTCATTATGAACCCAGTAGAATCTGGTTTATTAATAACGATATATCTGAATGTGTTTACGGAATAAATTCTTCAGGAGCCAGTGAGCTACACGTTATCGGCAATAACATTCATGGGATGAGGGAAATCTCAGGAGAAAAACATCCCGATATATCAACTTATCAATCAGGGGTAGGATTCATGGCGTACAATACGGGAAATACATACATTAGTAATAACACCATTACTGATGCAGTTCATGGTATTGCGTATCAAACACTTCCTGGATTCGAAGCCGATATTACAGGGAATATAATAGCAAATCTACGCAATGGCGAATTCTCAGGTAACAATGCATACGCAATTATCTTGAAGGGTGATGATACTGCAGTGGCTAATTCAAACATTGAAAATAGTTTGTTTTATAACCCTATTCGGATTTATGTGGATGGCAGAATACACACCGAACTCGCAACACTAGTGTCATCAGGAAAATGTAATGATAGCGTAAACAGTTGTGTAACCCAGAACCCATCTTTTTATAAAGATGGTCACACCCTAACGTTAGGTTCTCCTGCAATAAATGCTGGTAGTATTTCCAGTTCTTACACTGTTTTTAAAAATCTTTACGGCAAGGAGATAACCACAGATATACTTGGTAATAATCGTCCACATGATGGAGAATGGGATATTGGCGCGTATGAATACATAGGCAAGGGCGAAACGCCTAAGGCGCCTTCAGGAATTTCCATAAAAACATTAGATCCTTAATAATTAAAAAACCACAACCTGAGTACAATATTATCGAATAACACGTTTAAATATTGTATATAAAAGTAGTTACTCAGCTAAATAAAAACCTGATGGAAAAATATTTCTTTTTTTAATTTTCATCCCTATGTATTCAGCACCCACAGGCGTGGTATGAGTATCATCAAAGTAAACAGGCAAATTGTTACCAGTTAAAATTGCGCACTTATTAGAGTCACATAAGGTACTCATAATGTCTATATATTCAAACCTTAAAACATCTTTGTTTTTATTGAATATATGACTTTGAAAATCAATATTTACATTCTTATCATTCGCAATTTCATCAAATGCCGAAAGTTCAAGATCTACATCATTATAATGTGACTCATAAATTATTTTTTGGATCGATTTATTGAATGACTTACCTCCGACAATATAAATAATAGCCTTTTCATTAGCCTCTCTAATGTTTTCAATCGACTGTATAACATATGGCATATTTTTATCTTTCCAAAGCATCGATAAAATAATGATTGTCGCTTGTTCGACAATAGGGTCTTTTTGGATTCTTTCAATTTGATTTTTACATAGCTCTTCTGAAACATAGCCATTTATTATATTTTCATTTATTTTAAATGACTCCTTTAAGCTATTTTCATCTATATAGAAAACCTCACAGCGCATTTTAACCATTCTCGATACTACATCGACATTCTGACTAAGACCAGCACCATAAAGTGCATTTATAAAATCTCCCGATTGAGAGTCCCCTATTGTTAATACTTTATGTTTTACATCTTTGAATGATATTTTTTTATCGAATTCGTGAACCAATTTCCATGTATATTCACTATGCCCATCCGTTGCCGGACTTATAATAACAGCATCAAAAATAGATTCTGGCATATCATAAAAATAATTAGCATTATAAAAAATAGTCGTTGATAAGATACTCCCGATAAAAACCATGTGTAATGGTTTACATCTTAAATAACTAAAAGTACTATCAAAATCATTTCTTAAATTAATTTTCTCTATATACTTGTAACTCAAGAAACCCAATAACGTCGATAATGCAATACCTAAGTATACATACTCATCATTTAGTGAAAAATAATAAATCCCTACAACTAATGGCCAATGCCACAAGTATATAGAATAAGACCATTCTCCCAACTTTTGAAATACAATATTATTAGTAATAAAACTATTATTTCGTTGCGCTTGGATAATAAGAAATGAACCTAAAACAGGAAATATAGCAAGATAACCCGGCCATGGGTTCTCTTTTGAAAAAAATAGATATGAAGTAAAAATAAGAGCGACCCCAGTCCACTCAACTAATCTCTTTCTTTCTTCTTTAATCGTAAAAGGATAAAGATAGGCAATACCACCAACCATCATTTCCCATGCTCTTGTAGGTAATAGATAATATGCCGGATCAGGCTTGGCGTAGGTAACGACGATGCAAACAATAAAACCTAAAACTGTTCCAAGTATAATTATCGATTTTATAATCTTTATAGATATAAACTTTCGCATTACGACAAGTGTCAGCGGGTATAACATATAAAATTGCCATTCTGCAGATAGTGACCAAGTGTGCAAGAGCCATTTTTGATGTGCTCTGGCATCAAAATAACCAATCTCCTTCCAATATAGAATATTAGAAAAAAAGCCTAAGCTACTAGCAACATATTTACCTAATACTTTATAATCAAGCGGTGTAAGATAAACCCAAGTAAAAATAAGTAATACCAAACAAAGAAAAGCTAAAGCGGGGATAATCCTATTAGCACGTGCAACATAAAACTTTAAAATGGAAAAGTTGTCTTGCTCTATTCCTCTGAATATTATTCCCGTCATCAAAAAACCAGAAATAACAAAAAAAACATCTACGCCAGCAAAACCACCAGGTAGCCAAGATGCATTAAAATGATACAATACAACAGCAATAACAGCTATTGCCCTTAAGCCATTAACATCTTTTCTAAATATCATAAAGACCTAATTAATCAGTGGATTAAAATGTTGATGGGAATTACAGCTCATATTTTAAAGTAATGTTAACCATCAATAAGAGTGCTATTTTTTCCTAAACGTTTTTTGCTGCGCTCTATATACACTCGAAGCAAAATGCCTATCCCCACCCACATCGCCACAGAACCTTCTCTCGGATAAAAACTTTGACTTCCTATCGAGGCAATCAAAAAAGCCAGTAATAACGCGAATGAGAGTCCACCCGTAGCGACATATATACTTTCAGTTCGATCACGAAAAAGACTCCAAGAATACTTTAATAATAGAAAATATAATAAAAAGACAGGAATCGCACCGACAACGCCATTGTCTAGAACCCATTGTAAATAGGCATTGTGAGGATGAGCGAAGGTATCATACTCACCATATTCTCGCCTCATCCTCAGTGTTATTCCTATATTCCCCATAGCCTCTCGCCCATAACCAAAAAATGGCGCTTCTTTAATTGACTCCAAAACAAGTGGCCAGGCCAAATTTCGTCCAGACGTCACAGAATAAATATCCACGCCTCTTTCTTCAAAGTCTATATTTTGTGTGTCAGTAGGCTGTTCAGATGAAAAACCGAAGCTAAGACGATCTATCGTAGAAGGGGCAAACATTATTACGGCTAAAAAAACTAGCGGTGCTAATAAAATATATTTTCGCCATTTAAATAAACAATAAAAAAAACCGAGAATAGCCCAAGTACCATAACCAGTTCGCCCTCCGGTTAAAGCCATAGCAAGAAAAACAATAAAACAACCAGGTAAAATAAGTAACCAATAATACTTAGTGCTAACTAACTCTTTCATAGAAAAAATAGCC
This Moritella sp. 5 DNA region includes the following protein-coding sequences:
- a CDS encoding exonuclease domain-containing protein, which produces MNLIQSFFSLETQRKRLLTKAPEGALKQYLSVPIVDLDKPIMHSDILAVDFETTGLNAKHDDILSIGYVELSGNQIRLGSCYHQIVAAHCELEAKNVMIHTITDQDKASGRSLASVVEDLLTALAGKTMLVHYAQIEKTFLEQACIKLYGMAPVFPIIDTLALAKKRHDRYNQIYAPSTLHLRNLRDEYGLPHYPAHNALNDAIATAELFMAKIQYSELKGNTQLKSLISTAFS
- a CDS encoding DUF294 nucleotidyltransferase-like domain-containing protein, with the translated sequence MNAALNDMVDFIKTTPPFNLLSDQHCHLIAKHVSIGYYRNQSELETQRDDQVILYLVKKGVVAYYNEINELQAKFTEGDLCSVLCQKNIDALQISLRIEEDSLIYSIDFKALQELLIDYPNALQFLLQTAPQRLQDKMGAVSESALIASSLTNAPIMDYYNSPAITISSQASIQNVAKYMTVKNVSCLVIMANGSPAGIVTDKDIRRRCVARGLSSQGPVTEIMTDKMVTIDINLCGHDALALMISQRIHHLPVTNHGVLVGMLTATDLMNQEGHHAVNLSSVIHKASSVTALVELSSMLPKLQVSMAKLGASADYLGKNISALTMAFTIRLIELAEQKLGAAPVSYAWLCTGSQARQEQLVYSDQDNALIIADHATPEQEGWFEAFAHFICDGLAACGYIYCPGNIMATNQLWRQKKQVWQGYFTDWVTQPEPQALLNSCVFFDLATVHGDSSLLQDVRRNMLIQTQKNTLFLAHLSRNALLQKPPLGFFRDFVLVHDGNNKKGLDLKHNGLAPIINLARIYALAEGIEDVNTIMRLKLAAGTPSLSRTESANLIDAFELLGMLRAEHQAKQIERGEEADSYLLPKEISRLEREHLKDAFKVVKAMQNYRQMV
- a CDS encoding DUF4212 domain-containing protein — its product is MEQENAYWQANIRLILTCLVIWFVVSFGCGILFVEQLNEFRLGGYKLGFWFAQQGSIYTFVGLVFWYAVQMNKLDKKHNVEEE
- a CDS encoding sodium:solute symporter family protein, translated to MSELKLYTYIAVFGSFAIYFAIAWFARAKTTSDFYAAGGGITPLQNGMAIGADWMSAASFLSMAGLIAFLGYGGSVFLMGWTGGFVLLATLLAPYMRKHGKFTVPEFIADRYDSKTARVVAIVCLIVASVTYIIGQMKGVGVAFSRFLEVDYDLGLGIGMIVVWVYAVLGGMKGITYTQIAQYCVLIFAYTIPAVFISLQLTGNPIPQLGLGSTLADGSGVYLLDKIDMVVTDLGFKEYTTDNMGGTLNMFAYTMSLMIGTAGLPHVIMRFFTVPTVKDARASAGYALVFIALLYTVAPAVGAMARFNLMNTIEPIAGQPLEYEKRPQWFKDWEKTGLLKFEDKNGDGKINYVADPIKNEMVKVDRDIMVLANPAIANLPNWVIALVAAGGLAAALSTAAGLLLAISSAISHDLMKGIITPNMSEKSELKLSRIVMTIAVIVAGYLGLNPPGFAAGTVALAFGLAGSSLFPALMMGIFSKKINGRAAVAGMCSGLGITMLYVFQHKGIMFIPGTSFLGGMEENWFLGISPNAFGVVGAIVNFSVAFIVTKVTGDAPLHIQQLVDNLRFPRGAGAAADH
- a CDS encoding sulfotransferase, yielding MSTKKQKLIFLSAASHSGTTLTAMLLGAHPDLCCVGELMTPRLGGKERYLCSCQTIIDECSFWSGISDKMANKGQNFSISNARTDIRTDATPYMLHLFKPLVRSPFIELLRDGLLSLSPTWREQSPKLQQRTTDYVSAIIEQTGSQAVVDSSKIGIRLKYLLKNEDLDVRVIWVIRDGRGVSLAYKNPSKYADAKDPKLRGGGSGETQEQGRTISAAAREWLRSNQESEALLATMDQDKWIKVYYEDICKNTGNTLDRIFEFIGVDPTKKRLDFKTVEHHVVGNGMRLDLSEVIKLDEQWQSELTAEELKGFYSVAGDYLKSMGY